Proteins co-encoded in one Leptospira levettii genomic window:
- a CDS encoding aminopeptidase P N-terminal domain-containing protein, which yields MKQPQLKSKEYDAYTYQKRISKVQKKLKNGEILILFAANHKIRNRDVEYKFRQNSDFYYLTGIKEEDSILIITSETVGMFCLPKDKEREIWTGIRLGKEKIKSMLGLNFVYDLNDWDKQKSAILLGNHTLYYFFGENPDRDRELLLECKQLSERAREGKFGPHRIEHPNFLHEERLTKSKEEIQILKNAAEITKLGHMRIMRESKPGMYEYELEALLEQEYLKYGSIGGGYGHIVASGKNACILHYVNNDDKLSDGDLVLVDSGAEWNYYTADVTRVFPVGKKFSESQKMIYEVVLYAQKNAIQHSVAGIPFNEVHEKTVRFLADCLREMGFLKGNLDEILEKETYKKYYMHRTGHYLGMDVHDVGRYFLEGKSRPLKDGQVVTVEPGLYFDPSDESIPKEFRGIGIRIEDDILINGKTPINLTESIPKEISEIEALKA from the coding sequence ATGAAACAACCGCAATTAAAATCTAAAGAATATGATGCATATACGTATCAAAAAAGAATCTCTAAAGTTCAAAAAAAATTAAAAAATGGAGAAATTCTGATTCTTTTTGCGGCGAATCATAAAATTCGTAACCGTGATGTAGAATATAAGTTTAGACAAAATTCTGATTTTTATTATCTAACAGGGATTAAAGAAGAAGATTCTATTTTAATTATAACCTCCGAAACAGTTGGTATGTTTTGTTTGCCCAAGGACAAAGAGAGAGAAATTTGGACAGGGATTCGATTGGGTAAAGAAAAAATTAAATCGATGTTAGGTTTAAATTTTGTTTATGATTTAAATGATTGGGACAAACAAAAATCAGCAATTCTATTAGGAAATCATACATTATACTATTTTTTTGGCGAAAACCCAGATAGAGACCGAGAACTTTTATTGGAATGCAAACAGTTATCGGAACGAGCAAGAGAAGGAAAATTTGGACCACATCGAATTGAACATCCCAATTTTTTGCATGAAGAACGACTCACCAAATCCAAAGAAGAAATTCAAATTCTAAAAAATGCTGCTGAAATCACCAAACTAGGGCATATGCGGATCATGCGAGAAAGTAAACCTGGTATGTACGAATATGAATTAGAAGCCTTACTAGAACAAGAATACTTAAAGTATGGTTCCATAGGTGGAGGGTATGGGCATATAGTTGCTTCTGGAAAAAATGCATGTATTTTACATTATGTAAACAATGATGATAAACTTTCGGATGGAGATTTGGTATTAGTTGATTCAGGTGCTGAATGGAATTATTATACGGCTGATGTGACGCGAGTTTTTCCTGTTGGTAAAAAATTTTCCGAATCACAAAAGATGATCTATGAAGTTGTGTTGTATGCGCAGAAAAATGCAATCCAACATTCAGTCGCAGGAATACCATTCAATGAAGTACATGAAAAAACAGTTCGCTTTTTGGCAGACTGCCTTCGGGAAATGGGATTTTTAAAAGGCAACTTGGATGAAATTTTAGAAAAAGAAACTTATAAAAAGTATTATATGCATCGTACGGGACACTATTTGGGAATGGATGTTCATGATGTCGGCAGATACTTTTTAGAAGGTAAATCAAGACCTTTAAAAGACGGGCAAGTAGTCACTGTCGAACCTGGATTGTATTTTGATCCGAGTGATGAGTCGATTCCAAAAGAGTTTCGTGGGATAGGCATTCGTATAGAAGATGACATTCTCATCAATGGAAAAACTCCTATCAACTTAACAGAATCAATTCCAAAGGAAATATCAGAAATCGAAGCTTTGAAAGCGTAA
- a CDS encoding LytR C-terminal domain-containing protein: MLRESKEKQTIPAKTLLIIAGAFFIFAILFLILKSKTGFSLDQKFSQSKRMPILFSVLGDKEEYLFSLYAEFYPNERKAALFFVNPKTSFDDGEKSLKEKGNSAPSYVESVLEDTLDSNIPFKIVWTKEQFQNWVNLLGGLQLFFEPKSLHITKNYNRNKESYVLDGEDCFDWMSSLSDDSMISYFRRLEIQETVMLTLFETIHEKRDSLSKQKLTYLHGQMTTNLSSKEWETLIDFLKKEKIQFGVSEVPGEPVLRPKYKDQILKANEETIKVAFYKFSGELRSPSFSEGERARIEVLNGTAKNGLARYGKVLLNDKGLKVLTVDNAWDSNFKSTVILNRSGNTQYTDLISETFQGRKVFFSLRKDLGLDATVILGEDFQNSKD, translated from the coding sequence ATGTTACGTGAATCAAAAGAAAAACAAACCATACCGGCAAAGACACTTCTCATAATAGCGGGTGCATTTTTTATTTTTGCCATTTTATTTTTAATATTAAAGTCAAAAACAGGATTTTCTCTAGACCAAAAATTTTCCCAAAGCAAACGAATGCCTATTCTATTTTCAGTTCTAGGTGATAAAGAAGAATACTTGTTCTCTTTGTATGCTGAATTTTATCCGAATGAAAGAAAGGCTGCACTATTTTTTGTAAATCCTAAAACCAGTTTTGATGATGGTGAAAAATCATTGAAAGAGAAAGGTAATTCAGCTCCTTCCTATGTTGAATCTGTTTTAGAGGATACTTTGGATTCCAATATTCCTTTCAAAATTGTTTGGACCAAAGAACAATTTCAAAATTGGGTGAATTTACTTGGTGGATTACAATTGTTTTTTGAACCAAAGTCATTACACATCACTAAAAACTATAATCGAAACAAAGAATCTTATGTTTTAGACGGCGAAGATTGTTTTGATTGGATGAGCTCTCTTTCTGATGATTCTATGATTTCATACTTTCGAAGATTAGAAATCCAAGAGACTGTGATGTTAACTCTTTTTGAAACCATTCATGAAAAACGTGATTCATTGAGTAAACAAAAACTCACCTATTTGCATGGACAAATGACAACAAACCTATCTTCGAAAGAATGGGAAACTTTGATCGACTTTTTGAAGAAGGAAAAAATCCAATTTGGAGTTTCTGAAGTCCCAGGTGAACCAGTGTTACGTCCCAAATACAAGGACCAAATCTTAAAAGCTAACGAAGAAACAATTAAGGTAGCATTTTATAAATTTTCTGGGGAACTTAGGTCTCCTAGTTTCAGTGAAGGGGAAAGAGCAAGAATTGAGGTGCTCAATGGAACCGCAAAAAATGGACTTGCCAGATATGGAAAAGTATTACTCAATGATAAAGGTCTGAAAGTTCTCACCGTTGACAATGCTTGGGATTCGAATTTTAAATCCACTGTGATTTTAAATCGTTCTGGAAACACACAATATACTGATTTAATTTCTGAAACATTTCAGGGTAGAAAGGTATTCTTTTCATTGCGAAAAGACTTAGGCCTTGATGCAACTGTGATACTCGGAGAAGACTTTCAAAATTCCAAGGACTAA
- the waaF gene encoding lipopolysaccharide heptosyltransferase II: protein MPEKILIIQTAFLGDLILSTSFFHAVKMEHKESEIHVLVNLGTESVLDHNPDITQVWCLDKKKIKKNPFFFLKFIQKLRKEKFDKVYSPHFSYRSSLISFFTMAPIRIGYKESGFSFLHTKLVPRPKQGPHEVEKLFSLLFEPYDFPTGRERRPYLYPSEEEESSYFAKRTKLLKNETGYILIAPSSLWETKRMPEEKFVSVITQILRKRNESVILIGSKADLEIQDHIFRMMKTEPLEIKERERLLSLVGQTSLKELMVWIQNATAIISNDSSPIHFASAFNTPTVMIYGATIPEFGYGSLSDKHRIMQVNGLNCRPCGIHGGRICPEGHFRCMLDQNPVRIFEALEEVIKT, encoded by the coding sequence ATGCCTGAAAAAATCCTCATCATCCAAACCGCTTTCCTTGGCGATTTAATCCTCTCTACCTCCTTTTTTCACGCTGTGAAAATGGAACACAAGGAAAGTGAAATCCATGTGTTAGTCAATTTAGGTACGGAATCAGTATTAGATCATAATCCCGATATAACGCAAGTTTGGTGCCTAGATAAAAAGAAAATTAAAAAGAACCCATTTTTTTTCTTAAAGTTCATCCAAAAATTGAGAAAAGAAAAGTTTGATAAAGTGTATTCTCCCCATTTTTCTTATCGTTCCAGTTTAATTTCTTTTTTCACAATGGCTCCAATACGAATTGGTTACAAAGAATCTGGTTTTTCCTTTCTTCATACCAAGTTGGTTCCAAGACCAAAACAAGGTCCTCATGAAGTGGAAAAATTATTTTCATTATTGTTTGAGCCATATGATTTCCCAACAGGAAGGGAACGAAGGCCCTATTTGTATCCAAGTGAAGAAGAGGAATCTTCCTATTTTGCCAAAAGGACAAAACTTCTTAAAAACGAAACAGGTTACATATTAATTGCTCCATCTTCCTTATGGGAAACGAAACGAATGCCAGAAGAAAAATTTGTAAGTGTCATCACACAAATTTTAAGAAAGAGAAATGAATCGGTGATTCTCATTGGAAGTAAGGCAGATTTAGAAATCCAAGATCATATTTTTCGAATGATGAAAACAGAACCATTAGAAATCAAAGAAAGAGAAAGGTTACTTTCTTTAGTCGGACAAACAAGTTTAAAAGAACTTATGGTTTGGATTCAAAATGCAACTGCTATCATTTCCAATGATTCGAGTCCTATTCATTTTGCTTCTGCATTTAATACACCTACGGTTATGATCTACGGCGCAACAATCCCAGAATTTGGTTATGGAAGTTTGTCAGACAAACATCGAATCATGCAAGTGAATGGTCTAAACTGTAGACCTTGTGGAATTCACGGAGGAAGGATTTGTCCTGAAGGCCATTTCCGTTGTATGTTAGATCAAAATCCTGTACGCATTTTTGAAGCACTTGAGGAAGTGATTAAAACATGA
- a CDS encoding thioredoxin domain-containing protein — MANLSKKPNRLVHEKSPYLLQHAHNPVDWFPWGPEAFEKAVKEDKVILLSIGYSTCHWCHVMERESFEDESTAEVLNRDFVCIKLDREERPDIDKIYMDALHAMGTQGGWPLNMFLTPEKEPILGGTYFPPENKYGKRSFKEVLKLVNQAWTHQKGELLQAAKDLTIYLKENETRTNAGQVPEKQILTQNFNRYIQVYDKDYFGFKTNSVNKFPPSMALSFLLDYYMVEKDNRALEMAFNTMYAMKSGGIYDQVGGGICRYATDHEWLVPHFEKMLYDNSLFVESLAKLYRITNETFFLETIQEIISYIERDMRLNVGGIASAEDADSEGEEGKFYVWKESEIKSLVSDEEILNFWNVTEEGNFEHNQNILNVYFKGKNPFLDGIQFKNDFKERIQKTKEILLERRNTRIRPLRDDKILTSWNCLWIRALLASYEVTGETKYLNQAKEIYQFLLSYLVKEDGSVLRRFRDGETKYFGTLPDYSELIWVCLRLFQLAGGIHYFNQGIQIWEYLEKHFLSDVGPYFESYEGNEDLIVRTIEGYDGVEPSGNSTILHCFYYLNSLGFLNGKLETRANSIFAYFLPELTQNSLSYPSMASAFLKFQTPSKEVLVVYRNQSEETIKNLRLKLSQIKDPALVWCVLSEEECRSLENKLGLLQGRDAGNGIRYYVCQNFHCELPKDNWEETLQLITL, encoded by the coding sequence GTGGCAAATTTGTCTAAAAAACCGAATCGTTTGGTTCATGAAAAAAGTCCTTATCTGTTACAACATGCACACAACCCAGTGGATTGGTTTCCCTGGGGACCGGAAGCTTTCGAAAAAGCAGTCAAGGAAGATAAAGTCATCCTTTTATCCATTGGTTATTCCACTTGCCACTGGTGCCATGTGATGGAACGCGAATCCTTCGAAGACGAATCCACAGCAGAAGTTTTAAACCGAGATTTTGTATGCATCAAGTTAGACAGAGAAGAACGTCCCGACATTGATAAAATTTATATGGATGCATTACATGCGATGGGTACCCAAGGCGGATGGCCTCTCAATATGTTTCTGACTCCAGAAAAGGAACCCATCCTTGGGGGAACTTACTTCCCACCTGAAAACAAGTATGGGAAACGAAGTTTTAAAGAAGTCCTAAAACTTGTGAACCAGGCTTGGACCCACCAGAAAGGAGAACTTTTACAAGCAGCAAAGGACCTTACGATTTATTTAAAAGAGAATGAAACACGAACCAATGCCGGACAAGTTCCTGAAAAACAAATTCTCACACAAAATTTCAATCGATACATCCAAGTATACGATAAAGATTATTTTGGTTTCAAAACAAATTCCGTGAATAAATTCCCACCGAGTATGGCTCTTAGTTTTTTACTCGATTATTACATGGTCGAAAAGGACAACCGTGCGTTAGAGATGGCATTTAATACAATGTATGCCATGAAATCGGGTGGAATTTACGATCAAGTTGGCGGAGGAATCTGTCGTTATGCGACAGACCACGAATGGTTAGTTCCGCATTTTGAAAAAATGTTGTACGACAACTCTTTGTTTGTCGAAAGTTTGGCAAAATTATACCGAATCACAAACGAAACTTTCTTTTTAGAAACCATACAAGAGATCATCTCTTATATCGAAAGGGATATGCGCCTGAATGTAGGTGGAATTGCTAGTGCTGAGGATGCAGATTCTGAAGGGGAAGAAGGTAAATTTTATGTTTGGAAAGAAAGTGAAATCAAATCCTTGGTTTCCGATGAAGAAATCCTGAATTTCTGGAATGTAACTGAAGAAGGAAATTTTGAACACAATCAAAATATACTCAATGTTTATTTTAAAGGGAAAAACCCCTTCCTTGATGGAATCCAATTCAAAAATGATTTTAAGGAACGGATTCAGAAAACAAAAGAAATTTTGTTAGAGAGGAGGAACACAAGGATACGACCATTACGTGATGATAAAATTTTAACTTCTTGGAACTGTTTGTGGATACGCGCATTACTTGCCAGTTACGAAGTGACTGGTGAAACCAAATACTTAAACCAAGCAAAAGAAATATACCAATTTCTTCTCTCTTATTTGGTCAAAGAAGATGGATCCGTTTTACGAAGGTTTAGAGATGGGGAAACCAAATACTTTGGAACATTGCCTGATTATTCTGAGTTGATCTGGGTATGCCTTCGTTTGTTTCAGTTAGCTGGTGGTATACATTACTTTAATCAAGGAATTCAAATTTGGGAATACTTAGAGAAACATTTTTTATCGGATGTTGGACCTTATTTCGAATCCTATGAAGGGAATGAAGACTTAATTGTACGCACGATTGAAGGATACGATGGCGTGGAACCGTCAGGCAATTCTACAATCTTACATTGTTTCTACTATTTAAATTCTCTGGGTTTTTTAAATGGAAAATTGGAAACAAGAGCCAATTCTATCTTTGCTTATTTTTTACCAGAACTCACTCAAAACTCGCTCAGTTATCCTTCAATGGCTTCTGCCTTTTTAAAATTCCAAACTCCGTCAAAAGAAGTTCTAGTGGTTTATCGTAACCAATCCGAGGAAACTATAAAAAACCTTCGTTTGAAATTAAGCCAAATCAAAGATCCAGCTCTTGTTTGGTGTGTCTTAAGTGAGGAAGAGTGTCGTTCTTTGGAAAACAAGTTGGGTTTGTTACAAGGACGGGATGCCGGAAATGGAATCCGCTATTATGTTTGCCAAAATTTTCATTGTGAATTGCCAAAAGACAATTGGGAAGAAACCTTACAACTTATAACGTTATAG
- a CDS encoding MarR family winged helix-turn-helix transcriptional regulator, which yields MPRELPKRFRSVRYFDRISSEIADIVRIEMEKLGYPGLTTSHFEILTFLIRTSKPINMTQIAKTIEKTKPTCTVLVNRLVKEGLVDRNPSPSDGREWAILLSKEGKKIRKKIVTISAKLLSLQTWGISKESEDILYPILDEIYKHIRDRKGIV from the coding sequence ATGCCAAGAGAACTGCCAAAAAGGTTTCGCTCCGTACGTTATTTTGATCGTATCAGTTCAGAAATTGCTGATATTGTTCGTATCGAAATGGAGAAGTTAGGTTATCCTGGACTCACAACTTCTCATTTTGAAATTTTAACATTTTTGATTCGAACATCGAAACCTATCAATATGACTCAAATAGCCAAAACGATTGAAAAAACCAAACCTACTTGTACTGTGCTCGTGAATCGATTGGTAAAAGAAGGTCTTGTGGATCGAAATCCGTCTCCCAGTGATGGTAGGGAATGGGCTATCTTACTTTCAAAAGAGGGAAAAAAAATACGGAAAAAAATCGTAACCATTTCCGCAAAATTATTATCCCTGCAAACTTGGGGAATTTCAAAAGAAAGCGAGGATATTTTGTACCCTATCCTCGATGAAATTTATAAACACATCCGAGACAGAAAAGGAATTGTGTAA
- a CDS encoding enoyl-CoA hydratase/isomerase family protein, with product MISFELNDGIGIIQLAINDKNSFSNDSFLALKQSIKEAKDSKAKVVVLRSTSPGSFSLGLDLTTVSSMDMSKDLAPFLELFYHNLTEIYQLPMPTIAEVSGHALGYGAMLALVCDYRFATSDIRFGLPEVKIGIQVPSFVYALMGEAVGYDLAKRHVLLGDAFKAKEYPTLFEEISETEDDLKKKSKSLQTKLKKNSYSAMKDTKKGILSVHKPLLDLVSEDVKNTIASIQSPDAKEGISASVEVRRPVFTS from the coding sequence ATGATAAGTTTTGAACTGAATGATGGAATCGGAATCATTCAACTTGCGATTAATGACAAGAACAGTTTTTCCAATGATTCTTTTTTGGCATTAAAACAATCAATCAAAGAAGCTAAGGATTCAAAGGCAAAGGTTGTGGTTTTAAGAAGCACTTCTCCTGGATCTTTTTCATTGGGTCTAGACTTGACAACTGTTAGTTCGATGGATATGTCAAAAGACCTAGCTCCATTCTTAGAACTATTTTATCACAACTTAACTGAAATTTACCAACTACCAATGCCTACCATTGCAGAAGTTTCAGGACATGCGTTAGGTTATGGTGCGATGCTTGCTCTTGTATGTGATTATAGATTTGCCACTTCTGACATTCGTTTTGGACTACCAGAAGTAAAAATTGGAATTCAAGTCCCTTCTTTTGTGTATGCACTGATGGGTGAAGCCGTTGGTTATGATTTAGCAAAACGTCATGTATTGCTTGGTGATGCTTTCAAAGCTAAGGAATACCCTACTTTATTTGAAGAAATTTCAGAAACAGAAGATGATCTGAAAAAGAAATCAAAGTCATTACAAACCAAACTGAAAAAAAATTCTTACTCAGCTATGAAAGATACAAAAAAAGGAATTTTAAGTGTTCACAAACCTTTACTTGATTTAGTGAGTGAAGATGTTAAAAACACGATTGCAAGTATCCAATCACCTGATGCTAAAGAAGGGATCTCCGCATCTGTTGAAGTCAGAAGACCTGTGTTTACTTCTTAA
- the yqeK gene encoding bis(5'-nucleosyl)-tetraphosphatase (symmetrical) YqeK, which translates to MNLTPTQVKEWIQFFQNEIPNHVTDTRWQHILRVAFYAKELALIHGYEDPEKAYLAGLCHDTTKQKKMKVHQSLFTEYHLTTDGIPFQALHAYSAPLFLKKNYNFYDEEIQSAIRNHTLGNPNPSLLDQILYAADFLGSDYCHRKMELEDWFQKTKENLDFGIFMKAFQTITFLMEKKEIIHPHTFFTYNQSLLSLKEI; encoded by the coding sequence ATGAATCTCACTCCCACTCAAGTGAAGGAATGGATACAATTCTTCCAAAATGAAATCCCAAATCATGTCACTGACACTAGATGGCAACATATTTTACGAGTGGCTTTCTATGCAAAAGAATTAGCTTTGATTCATGGATACGAAGATCCAGAGAAGGCGTATTTAGCAGGTTTATGCCATGATACCACCAAACAAAAAAAAATGAAAGTCCATCAAAGTTTGTTCACTGAATATCATTTGACAACAGATGGGATTCCCTTCCAAGCTTTACATGCATATTCGGCTCCCCTTTTTCTTAAAAAAAATTATAATTTTTACGATGAGGAAATCCAATCCGCTATCCGAAATCATACCTTAGGAAATCCGAACCCTTCATTACTTGATCAGATTCTATATGCCGCTGATTTTTTAGGATCGGATTATTGTCATAGAAAAATGGAGTTAGAGGATTGGTTTCAAAAAACCAAAGAAAACTTAGATTTTGGCATTTTTATGAAAGCATTCCAGACAATCACATTTCTAATGGAAAAAAAAGAAATCATCCATCCCCATACTTTTTTTACATATAACCAATCATTGTTATCGTTAAAGGAAATTTAA
- the rsfS gene encoding ribosome silencing factor: protein MPNISSETLEHLKKIKQTLIDKKCENIQFLDLKDVNSYLSLFVIATVKTETQGRSCAKDIDKYMKPLKLAVKRQNLTDLPKDATGWILLDYGEICVHIMTDEMRNYYSLDRLWGDASPITL from the coding sequence ATGCCAAATATCAGTTCAGAAACTTTAGAACATCTAAAAAAAATTAAACAAACGTTAATTGATAAAAAGTGCGAAAATATTCAATTTCTTGATCTTAAAGATGTTAATTCCTATTTATCATTATTTGTAATCGCCACTGTGAAAACGGAAACACAAGGAAGATCTTGTGCGAAAGATATCGATAAGTATATGAAACCTTTAAAACTGGCAGTCAAACGTCAAAATTTGACTGATTTACCAAAGGATGCGACAGGTTGGATCCTTCTTGATTATGGTGAAATTTGTGTACACATCATGACAGACGAAATGAGAAATTATTATTCACTTGATAGACTTTGGGGAGATGCTTCTCCTATAACGTTATAA
- a CDS encoding TolC family protein, whose translation MQLAQWENGDVVPEPLQGPGPKKLRLSIAQAIEQVIENNTIVQNAKLEIVKADSPEWKNESKYSWRALASIQSAKQLFPSNRNNIFAGTIRSQDKISAGIEKQFKTGTYFKTEISTIRFDVNAFENPDSSTSGFASLLAAPPMYTGAISATLSQELLKYSFGKNEEEKEKLLKNQTLLVRENYINILTQLVVKILVDYWSLSIVDSRIATYEKVSKNTEEIRRLTLRKTGLGLSEGFEVNQWNQAYLKTQSLLEKAKVDRIEAERNLIRILNVDTSSSIEGVTDLSETLPTNINIKSDIEYALAHRTDYLILKREREIAKLALNTALAEDDPSLLATVSYSSIGQNFLSPQENFIARQRGVTSFMYPQIAAELKMSYPLWDLGIKAAIRDAETNLKINELKIQNLEQEIEQEIAIRHEALIASHALLKDLQKTKKETETFYNGLMERFRQGRYTAVNVKNALDSLANTELAVTQAKINFNINLVRYELAKNSLFEKYGLDLYSILEEVEKRAKVETDKL comes from the coding sequence ATGCAGCTTGCACAGTGGGAAAATGGTGATGTTGTACCGGAACCTCTCCAAGGGCCAGGTCCCAAAAAACTTCGATTGTCCATTGCCCAAGCAATTGAACAAGTCATTGAAAACAATACAATCGTACAAAATGCAAAATTGGAAATTGTAAAAGCAGACAGTCCTGAATGGAAAAATGAATCCAAGTATTCTTGGAGGGCTCTCGCCAGTATCCAATCTGCAAAACAATTATTCCCAAGTAACAGAAATAACATCTTCGCGGGAACAATTCGTTCTCAAGATAAAATATCTGCTGGGATTGAAAAACAATTCAAAACGGGAACTTATTTTAAAACGGAAATCAGCACCATTCGTTTTGACGTAAACGCTTTTGAAAACCCAGATTCCTCTACATCGGGTTTTGCAAGTTTACTTGCTGCACCTCCTATGTATACAGGAGCGATTTCGGCGACCCTTTCACAGGAATTACTGAAGTATAGTTTTGGTAAAAACGAAGAAGAAAAAGAAAAGTTATTAAAAAACCAAACACTACTGGTTAGGGAAAATTATATTAATATCTTAACACAACTTGTCGTTAAAATCTTAGTTGATTATTGGTCCTTAAGTATTGTTGATTCCCGAATTGCAACTTACGAAAAAGTTTCAAAAAATACTGAGGAAATCCGAAGATTAACACTTCGAAAAACTGGACTTGGACTTTCAGAAGGTTTCGAAGTAAACCAATGGAACCAAGCTTACCTCAAAACACAGTCTTTACTTGAAAAAGCAAAAGTGGATCGAATTGAAGCAGAAAGAAATCTTATCCGCATTCTAAATGTTGATACATCCTCATCGATAGAAGGTGTTACCGATTTAAGCGAAACTTTACCTACTAATATTAATATAAAATCTGATATCGAGTATGCATTAGCACATAGAACTGATTATTTAATTCTAAAAAGAGAAAGAGAGATCGCAAAACTGGCATTAAACACTGCATTGGCTGAAGATGATCCTTCTCTTTTGGCAACAGTATCTTATAGTTCTATTGGACAAAACTTTTTGTCTCCACAAGAAAACTTCATAGCAAGACAACGTGGTGTTACATCCTTTATGTATCCGCAAATAGCAGCCGAATTAAAAATGTCGTATCCATTATGGGATTTGGGAATCAAAGCTGCCATACGTGATGCAGAAACAAACTTAAAAATCAATGAACTAAAGATTCAGAATTTAGAACAAGAAATTGAACAAGAAATTGCGATTCGACATGAAGCTTTAATTGCAAGTCATGCTTTACTCAAAGACTTACAGAAAACTAAAAAAGAAACTGAAACATTTTATAACGGTCTTATGGAACGTTTTAGACAAGGGCGTTATACAGCAGTTAATGTCAAAAATGCACTTGATAGTTTGGCCAATACAGAACTTGCTGTCACCCAAGCCAAAATTAATTTTAATATCAATTTAGTTCGTTACGAATTAGCCAAAAATTCTTTATTTGAAAAGTATGGTTTAGATTTGTATTCTATTTTGGAAGAAGTAGAAAAACGAGCTAAAGTCGAAACTGATAAATTATGA
- a CDS encoding M20 metallopeptidase family protein has translation MKSFPTHRKDEMVLYRRTFHQNPELKYEEKETASFAKKHLESLGFTVEEGIAETGLVALFDSGKPGKTILVRADMDALPIHEENVHTYKSKNEGKMHACGHDGHTSILLALASDLQKDFSSFVPKGRVLLCFQPAEEGGSGADRMIESGILDRYQVDSVFALHVWNHIDLGKVGVVNGTMMASVDEFKITVEGTSGHGAMPQHTVDPILVGSHLVTALQTLVSRNVDPLEPCVVTVGSFHSGNAFNVIPETAVLHGTVRTYSKSVYDMIPNRMKQLVEQVGAGFGAKIQLDYKRIDKPTINDPVMADVVRKAAKSVLGESCLTEENTRTMGGEDFSAFLMQKPGCYFFIGSRNEKKGFIHPHHSSFFDFDEDALPIGLAVMKEVIHTYLQDFS, from the coding sequence ATGAAATCGTTTCCAACACATAGAAAAGATGAAATGGTATTATACCGACGTACTTTCCATCAAAATCCAGAACTCAAATATGAAGAAAAGGAAACAGCAAGTTTTGCAAAAAAGCACTTAGAATCCTTAGGATTTACAGTCGAAGAAGGAATTGCTGAGACTGGTCTTGTGGCCTTATTTGATTCTGGAAAACCAGGAAAAACCATTTTGGTACGGGCAGACATGGATGCCCTTCCTATCCATGAGGAAAATGTACACACATATAAAAGCAAAAATGAAGGGAAAATGCATGCCTGTGGACATGACGGGCATACTAGTATCTTACTTGCGTTAGCTTCTGATCTACAAAAAGATTTTTCTAGTTTTGTACCGAAGGGTAGAGTTCTACTCTGTTTCCAACCAGCAGAGGAAGGTGGTTCTGGTGCCGATAGGATGATTGAATCTGGCATTTTAGATCGTTACCAAGTAGATTCAGTCTTTGCCCTTCACGTTTGGAACCATATTGATTTAGGAAAAGTGGGAGTCGTAAATGGAACCATGATGGCTTCCGTTGACGAATTTAAAATTACTGTTGAAGGAACCTCTGGACATGGAGCGATGCCCCAACATACTGTTGATCCCATTCTTGTCGGGAGCCATTTAGTTACTGCCTTACAGACTCTCGTTTCAAGGAATGTGGATCCTTTAGAACCATGTGTTGTAACTGTAGGATCATTCCATTCTGGAAATGCTTTTAATGTGATTCCAGAAACAGCGGTTTTACATGGGACAGTTCGTACTTATTCAAAATCAGTCTACGACATGATCCCAAATCGAATGAAACAATTAGTGGAACAAGTAGGTGCTGGTTTTGGTGCCAAAATTCAATTGGATTACAAACGCATTGATAAACCAACCATCAATGACCCTGTGATGGCTGATGTTGTCAGAAAAGCTGCAAAATCAGTTCTGGGTGAAAGTTGCCTTACGGAAGAAAATACTCGCACCATGGGTGGAGAAGACTTTTCTGCTTTTCTCATGCAAAAACCAGGGTGTTATTTTTTTATCGGATCTAGAAATGAGAAAAAGGGATTTATCCACCCTCATCATAGTTCCTTTTTTGATTTTGACGAAGATGCTCTTCCCATTGGCCTTGCCGTTATGAAGGAAGTCATCCACACTTACCTCCAAGATTTTTCATAA